Proteins encoded by one window of Sulfurospirillum barnesii SES-3:
- a CDS encoding ParA family protein, which yields MSEIIAIANQKGGVGKTTTAINLAASLAVAEKRVLLIDIDPQANATTGLGFHRSDYEYNIYHVLIGRKRLSQVILETSLSTLHVAPSNIGLVGVEKEFYDNNTKGRELILKTKIEEIKDQYDYIIIDSPPALGSITINALSAANSVIIPIQCEFFALEGLAQLLNTVKLIKKTINPTLEIKGFLPTMYSTQNNLSKQVFADLKEHFKSKLFLDKESASYVVIPRNIKLAESPSFGKPIILYDVESPGSKAYQNLANSILVS from the coding sequence ATGAGCGAGATTATAGCGATAGCAAATCAAAAAGGCGGTGTTGGTAAAACAACCACTGCTATTAATTTGGCTGCCTCCTTAGCAGTTGCTGAAAAGCGCGTCTTATTGATCGACATTGATCCTCAAGCGAATGCTACCACAGGACTTGGGTTTCATCGAAGCGATTATGAGTACAACATTTATCACGTCCTCATTGGGAGAAAACGGCTTTCTCAAGTCATCCTAGAAACATCCCTTTCAACCTTACATGTAGCGCCATCAAACATTGGACTGGTTGGTGTTGAAAAAGAGTTTTATGATAACAACACCAAAGGTCGAGAGCTTATTTTAAAAACAAAAATTGAAGAGATTAAAGACCAGTACGATTACATCATTATTGATTCTCCTCCAGCCCTCGGAAGCATTACGATTAATGCGCTAAGCGCTGCCAATTCGGTGATTATTCCTATCCAGTGCGAGTTTTTTGCATTAGAAGGACTTGCCCAGCTTCTCAATACGGTGAAATTAATTAAAAAAACGATTAATCCAACCCTTGAGATTAAAGGATTTTTGCCAACCATGTACAGCACCCAGAATAATCTTTCAAAGCAAGTTTTTGCAGATTTGAAAGAACATTTTAAAAGCAAACTCTTTTTAGATAAAGAGAGTGCGTCGTATGTAGTCATTCCTCGCAATATTAAATTAGCAGAATCTCCTAGTTTTGGAAAACCTATCATCCTATACGATGTAGAATCTCCTGGTTCAAAGGCATATCAAAATCTTGCCAATTCCATTTTAGTGAGTTAG
- a CDS encoding F0F1 ATP synthase subunit delta, translating to MSHALAKKYVNALVQGCNDNELEEVYQALMHLSQAYKVEKFNTIILSPNISKLDKETFVLSLLKTTDSKFVNFIKFLNSNDRLKYVPLIVKELAYQRALKSNTFEGTISTNFTMSEAQIKMLEDNFSKKFTAKIQLKNVLNAYPGIKVEIDDLGVEVSFSVERLKAQMSEHILKAI from the coding sequence ATGAGTCATGCCCTAGCAAAAAAATATGTTAACGCCCTGGTTCAAGGCTGTAATGATAATGAATTAGAGGAAGTGTATCAAGCATTAATGCATTTAAGTCAAGCATATAAGGTGGAAAAATTTAATACTATTATTCTTTCACCGAATATAAGCAAATTAGATAAAGAGACATTTGTGTTATCGTTACTTAAAACAACAGATAGCAAATTTGTAAATTTTATTAAATTTTTAAATTCAAATGATAGATTAAAATATGTTCCTTTAATTGTAAAAGAATTGGCATACCAACGTGCATTAAAAAGTAATACTTTTGAAGGTACTATTTCAACAAATTTTACAATGAGCGAAGCTCAAATTAAAATGTTAGAGGATAATTTTAGTAAGAAATTTACTGCAAAGATTCAATTGAAAAATGTGCTTAATGCTTATCCTGGTATTAAAGTGGAAATTGATGATTTGGGTGTTGAAGTAAGTTTCTCGGTTGAGCGACTTAAAGCTCAGATGAGTGAACATATCTTAAAAGCAATCTAA
- a CDS encoding F0F1 ATP synthase subunit B, translated as MKINYFLLFLLAPIALLASGGEGSGETDIFPRAVNFLIFASILYYYVSGTLKEWYIGRKNEIATKLDSIQVKLKESNSRKEIALAKVEEAKVNAKNLVETAKKEALLLAEKISQETDAEVENLEKAFQDRISIERRKMQRMIISEVLDEIFKEDSIALDNNEIVKIINKKVA; from the coding sequence ATGAAAATAAATTATTTTTTACTCTTCTTGTTAGCGCCTATTGCACTTTTAGCAAGTGGTGGAGAAGGAAGTGGAGAAACGGATATTTTTCCAAGAGCGGTTAACTTTTTAATTTTTGCTTCTATTTTGTATTATTATGTCTCAGGTACTCTTAAAGAATGGTATATAGGTCGCAAAAATGAGATCGCTACTAAGTTAGATTCCATTCAAGTGAAGCTTAAAGAGTCAAATAGTAGAAAAGAAATTGCCCTTGCTAAAGTTGAAGAAGCAAAAGTAAATGCAAAAAACCTTGTTGAAACAGCAAAAAAAGAGGCTTTATTACTTGCTGAAAAGATTTCACAAGAAACAGATGCAGAAGTTGAAAATTTGGAAAAGGCATTTCAAGATCGTATCTCTATTGAACGTCGTAAAATGCAAAGAATGATTATTTCTGAAGTATTAGACGAGATTTTCAAAGAAGATTCTATTGCTTTAGATAACAATGAAATTGTTAAGATCATTAACAAGAAGGTTGCCTAA
- a CDS encoding ATPase has protein sequence MLDIIPALLLVTGTVFLVLLIVLNKTLYKPLLEFIDNRNNSINRDLENAGKNASDVVAYYQEIETILSAAKLEASKIREVAINEANEKASKRIDQKKNDLEVQSVVFFNTLESEKNEFKNSLMANIPLFKEGIHAKLNTI, from the coding sequence ATGTTGGATATTATACCAGCACTCTTACTGGTGACTGGAACTGTATTTTTAGTTTTGTTAATTGTTCTTAACAAAACACTTTATAAACCTCTTTTGGAGTTTATCGATAATAGAAATAATTCTATTAATCGTGATTTAGAAAATGCAGGGAAAAATGCTAGTGATGTTGTCGCCTATTATCAAGAAATAGAAACAATTTTGTCTGCAGCTAAACTTGAAGCGAGTAAAATTCGTGAAGTTGCAATTAATGAAGCGAATGAAAAAGCTTCAAAACGTATCGATCAAAAGAAAAATGATCTTGAAGTCCAAAGTGTTGTATTTTTCAATACCCTGGAATCAGAAAAAAATGAATTTAAAAATAGTTTAATGGCAAATATACCTCTTTTTAAAGAGGGAATTCATGCTAAATTAAACACGATTTAG
- a CDS encoding ParB/RepB/Spo0J family partition protein — protein MSTKKVLGRGLSAIIEDVEEAYKQDVAQAKDLVREVDIDRVTPNPYQPRVTFNEVALKELSESIKRHGLLQPIIVVAKDDNYMLLAGERRLRASKLAGFTKIKAIVADIESKNLRELALIENIQREDLNPIELAVAYKELIEEYQITQDGLSEIIHKSRTQITNTIRLLSLSEQTKQYLAEGTLSQGHAKVLVGLEAKDEATIVNTILGQKLSVRETEALVKHLKGNDKPIGKEEKTAIRIPDELYAVSTRLKELGFDVKPKSNSITIHFKNGEAIYTFLERFK, from the coding sequence ATGAGTACAAAGAAAGTTTTAGGTCGAGGATTAAGTGCTATTATTGAAGACGTAGAAGAAGCGTATAAGCAAGATGTCGCTCAAGCTAAAGATTTAGTGCGTGAGGTTGATATTGATCGTGTGACTCCCAACCCCTATCAGCCACGTGTTACGTTTAATGAAGTTGCACTTAAGGAACTCAGTGAATCTATTAAACGTCATGGTCTCCTTCAGCCTATTATCGTTGTGGCAAAAGATGATAATTATATGCTCTTGGCAGGTGAAAGACGACTTCGAGCAAGTAAATTAGCAGGCTTTACAAAAATTAAGGCGATTGTCGCTGACATTGAGTCAAAAAACCTACGAGAATTAGCGCTCATTGAAAATATTCAGCGAGAAGATTTAAATCCAATTGAGTTAGCCGTAGCCTATAAAGAACTTATTGAAGAGTATCAAATTACACAAGATGGTCTTTCGGAAATTATTCATAAAAGTAGAACCCAAATTACCAACACTATTCGTTTGTTAAGTTTAAGTGAACAGACAAAACAATATCTTGCGGAGGGAACTCTTTCTCAAGGCCATGCAAAAGTTTTAGTAGGACTTGAAGCCAAAGATGAAGCAACAATTGTCAATACTATTTTAGGGCAAAAACTGAGTGTTAGAGAAACCGAAGCATTGGTTAAACATCTCAAAGGAAATGATAAACCTATTGGTAAAGAAGAAAAGACCGCAATACGTATTCCCGATGAATTATATGCCGTTTCTACACGTCTAAAAGAGCTTGGTTTCGATGTTAAACCAAAGTCAAATAGTATTACAATACATTTTAAAAATGGTGAAGCAATCTATACTTTTTTAGAACGTTTTAAATAA